Proteins from a genomic interval of Rhodothermales bacterium:
- the dinB gene encoding DNA polymerase IV: METEVRSVDTTEKPSPTRHVPGRKIIHVDMDAFYASVEQRDDPALRGKPVAVGGQHRGVVAAASYEARKYGVHSAMPSRTAARRCPGLIFVKPRFEVYREVSGKVQAIFRTYASDVEPLSLDEAYLDVTEPLKGPPSATLIALAIKQEIFETTGLTASAGVSYNKFLAKVASGHNKPDGLTVITPEDAPAFIDALPIGKFFGVGPKTAKRMQDVGIYTGADLKRWEEEQLVSRFGKAGKYYFRAAHGLDDRRVSSRRGRKSLGAERTFRDDIADPHEMMDRLREIARVVAERMGNKPLAGRTVTLKIKHFDFTITTRSTTVPEPVSTADEILPLVERLLFKAPAPPEKAVRLLGITISKFEDRDGAGRQLELDLAAGEA; the protein is encoded by the coding sequence ATGGAAACGGAGGTGCGTTCGGTCGATACAACGGAAAAGCCTTCGCCCACCCGACACGTGCCCGGCCGAAAAATCATCCACGTCGACATGGACGCGTTCTATGCGTCCGTGGAGCAGCGCGACGACCCCGCGCTGCGTGGCAAACCGGTCGCCGTCGGGGGCCAGCATCGGGGCGTTGTGGCGGCCGCTTCCTATGAGGCCCGCAAGTACGGCGTGCACTCCGCGATGCCGTCGCGCACGGCTGCCCGGAGGTGTCCCGGCCTGATCTTTGTCAAACCCCGGTTTGAGGTGTATCGCGAGGTGTCCGGCAAGGTGCAGGCCATCTTTCGTACCTACGCCTCGGACGTGGAGCCCCTGAGCCTGGACGAAGCCTATCTCGATGTGACCGAGCCTCTGAAGGGGCCTCCATCGGCCACCTTGATTGCGCTGGCCATCAAGCAGGAGATTTTCGAAACCACGGGTCTCACCGCATCGGCCGGGGTGAGCTACAACAAGTTCCTGGCCAAGGTGGCCTCAGGCCACAACAAGCCGGACGGCCTGACCGTGATTACCCCGGAGGATGCGCCCGCGTTCATCGATGCGCTGCCCATCGGCAAGTTCTTTGGCGTGGGACCGAAGACCGCGAAACGCATGCAGGATGTGGGCATCTACACGGGCGCGGATCTCAAACGATGGGAGGAGGAGCAGTTGGTCAGCCGCTTCGGCAAGGCCGGCAAGTACTATTTCCGCGCCGCGCATGGCCTGGATGACCGTCGGGTGTCGAGTAGACGCGGCCGAAAGTCGCTAGGTGCCGAGCGCACGTTCCGCGACGACATCGCCGACCCACACGAGATGATGGACCGGCTGCGGGAGATCGCTCGCGTGGTTGCGGAGCGCATGGGTAACAAGCCGCTCGCGGGCCGCACAGTCACGCTGAAGATCAAGCACTTCGACTTCACGATCACCACCAGGTCCACCACGGTACCAGAGCCCGTCTCGACTGCAGACGAGATCCTGCCACTGGTGGAACGTCTGCTCTTCAAGGCACCCGCCCCGCCTGAAAAGGCGGTCCGTCTGCTCGGCATCACGATCTCCAAATTTGAGGACCGGGACGGCGCCGGCCGGCAGCTCGAGCTCGACCTGGCAGCTGGCGAAGCATAG